Proteins encoded by one window of Mycolicibacterium cosmeticum:
- a CDS encoding TetR/AcrR family transcriptional regulator has protein sequence MKRATRSVNYGEGREALLHAAVQVAAEKGLRGLTFRAVALEAGVNNTLIAHHFGSRDNLLAAALEWSVDRSMAGADLSEYASDPAVFRNALVENVLSEPELATFQYEMILEARRRPELRPIVRELYRRYVDKIAAGRLHNLPHAADGLDLALFAALDGLMLQYICGSISEAQVAEAVDALALAVNSNAAVATD, from the coding sequence GTGAAGCGCGCGACTAGAAGTGTGAATTACGGGGAAGGTCGGGAGGCCCTTCTCCATGCTGCTGTGCAGGTGGCGGCCGAAAAAGGCTTGCGCGGTCTCACATTTCGCGCGGTCGCTCTGGAAGCGGGCGTGAACAACACGCTGATCGCCCACCACTTCGGCTCGCGGGACAACCTCTTGGCGGCGGCGTTGGAATGGAGCGTCGATCGCTCCATGGCGGGTGCCGACTTGTCGGAATACGCCAGTGATCCGGCCGTCTTTCGAAACGCACTGGTAGAGAACGTATTGTCTGAGCCGGAACTCGCCACGTTCCAGTACGAGATGATCTTGGAGGCGCGCAGACGCCCGGAGCTGCGACCGATCGTCCGAGAGCTCTATCGCAGGTACGTGGACAAGATCGCGGCGGGCAGACTCCATAATCTTCCGCACGCCGCGGATGGCTTGGATCTGGCGCTGTTCGCGGCGCTCGACGGGCTGATGCTCCAGTACATCTGCGGATCCATCAGCGAGGCCCAGGTGGCCGAAGCCGTCGACGCCCTTGCCCTTGCCGTCAACAGCAACGCTGCCGTCGCGACTGACTGA
- a CDS encoding alpha/beta fold hydrolase, with the protein MPGPHLVADPDIIRTGTGSPLVLAHGAGGSVNANFGQVIEAMSGTRTLVGMNYPGSGATPEGAGLLDLGVLADSLVGAAVDAGFETFPILGLSLGTAVAVSAAARHPNRVSGLLLTVGFARVDQQLRLVVDTWTALAASGDRQALAGYLVSLSSPAVLGSLDRAAADAAVTMTQDNYPNGGVNQARLAASVDTLDVCRELALPTVVFVGGQDRIVLPESTRQLAAAIPGATVIEYPDAGHIFTPDEAAAWIDDIGEFLRARDL; encoded by the coding sequence ATGCCAGGCCCCCACCTCGTCGCAGATCCCGACATCATCCGGACCGGAACAGGCTCGCCACTCGTGCTCGCCCACGGGGCCGGGGGGAGTGTCAACGCCAACTTCGGACAAGTGATCGAAGCGATGTCCGGCACCCGCACGCTTGTCGGCATGAATTACCCCGGATCGGGTGCCACGCCCGAAGGCGCAGGGTTGCTGGATCTCGGTGTCCTCGCTGACTCGTTGGTCGGGGCGGCGGTCGACGCCGGGTTCGAGACGTTCCCGATTCTGGGCTTGTCGTTGGGGACAGCGGTTGCTGTGTCGGCCGCCGCGCGCCATCCGAACCGGGTGAGCGGACTGCTCCTTACCGTCGGGTTCGCGCGCGTCGATCAGCAATTGCGACTGGTGGTCGACACGTGGACCGCGTTGGCGGCGAGCGGTGATCGTCAGGCACTCGCCGGTTACCTGGTGAGCCTGTCGTCCCCGGCGGTGCTCGGGAGTCTTGACCGGGCAGCCGCCGACGCGGCTGTCACGATGACGCAGGACAACTATCCCAACGGCGGGGTGAACCAGGCGCGATTGGCGGCATCGGTCGACACGCTTGACGTGTGCCGCGAACTTGCCTTGCCGACAGTCGTTTTCGTCGGTGGGCAGGACCGCATCGTGCTTCCCGAGTCGACTCGCCAGTTGGCTGCGGCGATACCGGGCGCGACGGTGATTGAGTATCCGGACGCCGGGCACATCTTCACCCCCGACGAGGCAGCGGCGTGGATCGACGACATCGGCGAGTTCCTCCGCGCACGCGATCTGTGA
- a CDS encoding flavin monoamine oxidase family protein — MVVGGGFAGITAARELTQRGASVIVVEARDRLGGRTWTRPSALGKSLEIGGTWVHWSQPHVWAEVERFGLPLTSSPSPTTALWRAGGQVRRGTAEEMFALLDPGMSAVLAGSAEVFPNPFRIHPVTDAVKSIDHLTIAEKIEALGLDEEQHALVEGMWALNFSGSPTVAAYTQGLRWCALTGGNWRLLFEACATYKLAGGTKSLLDAIAAQSTAQVRLNSRVRGIISDTEGARVELSTGEVLTARQVVVTLPLNILSSIEFAPALPSALAAVAREGQASTGCKVWVRVRGSVGAVAALGPSSCPLNFFQYEGDLDDDSLIVAFGADARKIDVTDQRAVETALRQWIPDLEVVAVDGHDWVADALSGETWPMLRPNQLEAVHNATRSARGRVRLAGSDYAEGWAGFIDGAIESGKKVAVETLAALHH, encoded by the coding sequence GTGGTCGTCGGTGGTGGATTTGCCGGTATCACCGCGGCGCGGGAGCTGACCCAGCGCGGCGCGTCGGTCATCGTGGTAGAGGCTCGTGACCGTCTCGGCGGGCGGACCTGGACACGGCCGAGCGCATTGGGTAAGTCGCTGGAAATCGGGGGAACATGGGTGCATTGGTCCCAGCCGCATGTCTGGGCGGAGGTCGAGCGTTTCGGTCTTCCGTTGACCAGCAGTCCCAGCCCCACCACGGCACTGTGGCGCGCGGGTGGTCAGGTCAGACGTGGCACTGCCGAGGAAATGTTCGCGCTGTTGGATCCTGGGATGTCGGCGGTGCTGGCGGGCTCTGCCGAGGTGTTCCCCAATCCTTTCCGGATCCACCCGGTCACCGACGCGGTGAAGTCGATCGATCACCTCACCATCGCGGAGAAGATCGAGGCGCTCGGCCTGGATGAGGAACAGCACGCGCTGGTCGAGGGCATGTGGGCGCTGAACTTCAGCGGGTCACCCACGGTGGCGGCCTACACCCAGGGATTGCGCTGGTGCGCGCTGACCGGCGGGAATTGGCGACTGCTGTTCGAGGCGTGCGCGACGTACAAGCTGGCCGGCGGAACGAAATCGTTGCTGGATGCAATCGCCGCGCAGAGCACTGCGCAGGTGCGGCTCAACTCGCGCGTCCGGGGCATCATCAGCGACACCGAGGGGGCTCGGGTGGAACTCAGCACCGGTGAAGTCCTGACCGCGCGACAGGTCGTGGTCACGCTGCCGTTGAACATCCTCAGCAGCATCGAGTTCGCGCCCGCTCTGCCATCGGCGCTGGCCGCCGTGGCGCGCGAGGGCCAGGCGTCCACGGGCTGCAAGGTATGGGTTCGTGTGAGGGGGTCAGTAGGCGCGGTGGCGGCGCTTGGCCCCAGTTCGTGCCCGTTGAACTTCTTCCAGTACGAAGGCGACCTCGACGACGACAGCTTGATCGTGGCGTTCGGCGCCGACGCGCGGAAGATAGACGTCACCGATCAACGCGCTGTCGAAACCGCGCTGCGCCAATGGATCCCCGATCTGGAGGTGGTGGCGGTCGATGGCCACGACTGGGTGGCTGACGCGTTGTCCGGCGAAACCTGGCCGATGCTGCGGCCCAACCAACTCGAAGCCGTTCACAACGCAACGCGGTCGGCTCGCGGGCGGGTGCGCCTTGCCGGTTCTGACTATGCCGAAGGTTGGGCCGGATTCATCGACGGGGCCATCGAGAGTGGCAAGAAGGTGGCCGTAGAGACACTGGCAGCGCTGCACCACTGA
- a CDS encoding MoaF C-terminal domain-containing protein yields MPTDDWPAVATMLDGFGEPSLPASAALEGPDIDIEFDNGWVIRHRFEAGQVTWTITAGDGAGATGTHPYRAVEVRAGIFFVDFVKGEGAGASDVSMIIDRADGKVTVADSSFTDRNGAIRMRTDFINGRITGAGPIEPRQPSTALVGKRIFYRYSPTEQYEHIYLNAGTFVWHCINGGEAGLADVDPIQVFELADGIVILHWSETVMPVESIVVIDLTNRRSIGRMFCWNGPTLEPVHLPFDSRFTVLNDTSYPVD; encoded by the coding sequence GTGCCGACCGACGACTGGCCTGCCGTCGCCACCATGCTCGACGGATTCGGCGAGCCGAGCCTTCCCGCCAGTGCCGCACTGGAGGGGCCGGACATCGACATCGAGTTCGACAATGGCTGGGTGATCAGACACCGTTTCGAGGCCGGCCAGGTCACGTGGACGATCACGGCCGGGGACGGCGCAGGGGCGACCGGCACTCACCCATACCGAGCTGTTGAAGTCCGCGCCGGCATCTTCTTCGTCGATTTCGTCAAGGGCGAGGGCGCCGGCGCAAGCGACGTGTCGATGATCATCGACCGTGCCGACGGCAAGGTGACCGTCGCAGACTCGTCGTTCACCGACCGTAACGGGGCAATCCGCATGCGGACGGACTTCATCAACGGCCGCATCACCGGCGCCGGGCCCATCGAGCCCCGTCAGCCTTCCACCGCACTGGTCGGCAAGCGGATCTTCTACCGCTACAGTCCCACCGAGCAGTACGAGCACATCTATCTCAATGCCGGAACATTCGTGTGGCACTGCATCAACGGCGGCGAGGCGGGCCTCGCCGATGTCGATCCGATTCAGGTGTTCGAACTCGCCGACGGCATCGTGATCCTCCACTGGAGTGAGACGGTGATGCCCGTCGAGTCGATAGTCGTCATCGATCTCACCAACCGCCGCTCGATCGGTCGCATGTTTTGTTGGAACGGGCCGACCCTGGAGCCGGTACACCTGCCCTTCGACAGCAGGTTCACCGTCCTCAACGACACCTCCTACCCCGTCGACTGA
- a CDS encoding ClpX C4-type zinc finger protein, with product MGNAVSAAMYCSFCGLESRRVKTLISGHGVYICDECVTKCVAIIEDRPDRETLPLRDRADYSEDELLDEIPRVAATTANVEADLRARVDELRQRGVAWSRIAAAMGVTRQSAWERFNHE from the coding sequence ATGGGTAATGCCGTGTCGGCGGCGATGTACTGCTCGTTCTGTGGGCTGGAATCGCGTCGTGTCAAGACGCTGATCAGTGGTCACGGCGTGTATATCTGCGACGAGTGCGTGACCAAATGTGTTGCAATTATCGAGGATCGGCCCGATCGGGAGACGCTCCCGTTACGGGACCGTGCGGACTACTCAGAGGACGAATTGCTCGACGAGATCCCGCGCGTAGCAGCGACCACGGCCAACGTCGAGGCAGACCTGCGTGCTCGTGTGGACGAGCTTCGGCAGCGGGGAGTTGCGTGGTCGCGAATCGCTGCGGCGATGGGTGTCACGCGACAGTCCGCTTGGGAACGGTTCAATCACGAATAG
- a CDS encoding MerR family transcriptional regulator: MRIGELAQRCNVSTRSLRYYEEQQLLQSRRHTNGYRDYPESAVESVQRIRALLDAGFSSDTIRKVLPCLNGDDVDMCPQLAATIRETLRGIEDQLRDLDAKRSKISALLSGQGLSSHRSDSGLATTRPSA; the protein is encoded by the coding sequence ATGCGAATCGGCGAACTCGCGCAACGTTGCAACGTGTCCACCAGGTCGTTGCGCTATTACGAGGAGCAGCAGCTGCTGCAATCACGCCGCCACACGAACGGATACCGCGACTACCCCGAATCGGCCGTCGAGTCCGTGCAGCGCATTCGCGCCCTCCTCGACGCGGGGTTCAGCTCCGACACTATCCGGAAAGTGCTGCCCTGCCTCAACGGTGACGATGTGGATATGTGCCCGCAACTGGCCGCCACGATCCGCGAAACGCTGCGTGGCATCGAGGACCAGCTGCGCGACCTCGACGCCAAACGAAGCAAGATTTCCGCGCTGCTTTCAGGCCAGGGTCTATCGTCGCATCGGTCCGATTCTGGCCTCGCCACCACCCGGCCGTCCGCGTAA
- a CDS encoding alpha/beta fold hydrolase produces MVFIHDAWHGAWCWDEHLLDYFAEKGYRAIALVLRGYGNSPLPGTSPPMALTEAFTAMHRGAAAFGPDTAGPCETAYASSGLLLGALRLTRGSRPPVDTARRQRR; encoded by the coding sequence GTGGTTTTCATCCACGACGCGTGGCATGGCGCCTGGTGTTGGGACGAGCACCTTCTGGATTACTTCGCCGAGAAGGGCTACCGGGCTATAGCTCTCGTTCTGCGTGGATACGGCAACAGCCCCCTGCCCGGGACCAGCCCGCCGATGGCTCTCACTGAAGCGTTCACAGCCATGCATCGAGGAGCGGCGGCCTTCGGGCCGGATACAGCCGGACCGTGCGAAACCGCCTACGCGTCCTCAGGGCTCCTTCTAGGGGCTTTGCGCCTGACGCGCGGAAGCCGGCCGCCTGTCGATACAGCACGACGCCAACGTCGATGA
- a CDS encoding MFS transporter — MKAPALLQTTVLSAALFVYLTAEMFPIGVLTDMTRDLHTTESNAGRMLTAYALVAGVAILPTVTLTRRLDRRVVLVGALVVLAVSQAALAIAPNLPSALAARAIAAIPHGLLWSTVPIVAVSLVPKNRQGRATAQVFLGGSAALVGGAPLMTGLASWIGWRAAAGATAVSAMLLAVLLWAVWSDVQPSEETTDQAPQDASWLLPVTRVCVLTVVVVTASYAPFTFFAVIAQPYGFHSWSLGGLQLAFGAAGLVAVAGIGTQIDRNPHRALGLTVTGLAVAFGVLALAPPTMVFFLGVILWGAAQACVAPTMQSAALRSSPRAEVMASALFVLAFQVGISAGSLLGSVVLDRAGLSRLLVGALLGLMPVVAFLVAQRLRPTVAAVTKEVGKGPSGASRACGAVAPPRQTRAMKPGRGQSSPSA; from the coding sequence GTGAAGGCGCCCGCCCTGTTGCAGACAACAGTGTTGTCGGCAGCACTATTCGTGTACCTCACGGCCGAGATGTTCCCGATCGGCGTACTCACCGATATGACGCGGGATCTGCATACCACCGAATCCAATGCCGGTCGGATGCTTACCGCGTACGCCCTGGTCGCGGGGGTTGCGATCCTGCCAACTGTCACGCTGACACGGCGCCTCGACCGTCGCGTCGTGCTCGTCGGAGCCCTTGTTGTGCTCGCGGTGTCGCAGGCAGCACTCGCGATTGCGCCGAACCTTCCCTCTGCGTTGGCGGCCAGGGCGATCGCCGCGATACCCCACGGACTGCTGTGGTCGACCGTGCCGATCGTCGCGGTGTCGCTGGTGCCCAAGAACCGGCAGGGACGGGCGACCGCCCAGGTCTTTCTCGGAGGCTCGGCCGCGTTGGTAGGGGGTGCACCGCTGATGACGGGGCTCGCGTCGTGGATTGGGTGGCGCGCTGCGGCGGGCGCAACGGCGGTGTCGGCAATGCTGCTTGCCGTGCTGTTGTGGGCGGTCTGGTCCGACGTGCAACCGAGCGAAGAAACGACGGATCAGGCACCCCAAGACGCTTCTTGGCTGCTGCCCGTCACCAGGGTCTGTGTTCTCACGGTTGTGGTGGTCACTGCCAGCTATGCACCGTTCACATTCTTCGCAGTCATAGCGCAGCCGTATGGCTTTCACTCCTGGTCACTTGGCGGATTGCAGCTTGCGTTCGGCGCGGCGGGCTTGGTTGCTGTTGCCGGGATCGGAACGCAGATCGACCGCAATCCCCACCGCGCATTGGGGCTGACGGTGACCGGACTGGCGGTGGCATTCGGCGTGCTCGCCCTGGCTCCGCCGACGATGGTGTTCTTCCTCGGCGTGATCCTCTGGGGCGCAGCGCAGGCCTGCGTGGCGCCGACGATGCAGAGTGCGGCGCTGCGTAGTAGCCCGCGCGCCGAGGTAATGGCGTCGGCGCTGTTTGTCCTGGCGTTCCAAGTTGGCATCAGCGCAGGCTCGTTGCTGGGCAGCGTGGTGCTCGACCGCGCAGGGCTTTCGCGGTTATTGGTGGGCGCGCTGCTCGGGCTCATGCCTGTCGTGGCGTTTCTTGTGGCGCAACGCCTTCGGCCGACGGTGGCCGCAGTGACGAAGGAGGTTGGAAAAGGGCCCTCGGGCGCGTCGAGGGCTTGTGGCGCTGTCGCACCCCCACGCCAAACCCGGGCGATGAAACCCGGAAGAGGTCAGTCCTCGCCGAGTGCTTGA
- a CDS encoding amidase translates to MGWNFLSAAQLTVALRAGEVSSVELTEAAIAEIERHDRAINAICVRDFDRARHAARLADQARARGEDRALLGIPVTVKESYSVAGLPTTWGRPENRGFVPSEDAVQVSRLKAAGAVVLGKTNVPMGLQGLQTRNELHGVTNNPWDHGRTAGGSSGGSAAALASGFGALSIGSDLAGSLRTPAHFCGVYGHKPTLGLAAMRGMTPPRAPALPADSDLAVVGPMARAPGDLTLLLDVMAGPDPLTHGVAHTVSLPPPRHEVLGDFRVLVLEEHPCIATGNAVRAGVNRVADALVSSGAWVERHSSLLPDLAEAASLFTLLLFSGSVARFPIDGYDILRTRVALLSAEDDSLNAARLRGMVLSHRDWIEVTHRREIHRHGWRQLFGEFDAVVCPITPTPAFPHDPNPDLLGCRIDIDGVDYAFIDQLVWAGLATMPGLPATAIPAGRSAEGLPVGVQLIGPMFEDRTPLRLAELLEQQIGGFQQPSSGVAPVAWRGPRTPSGGTAGGAVRTTAPAASTRPRHASATPQTAGATISRR, encoded by the coding sequence ATGGGATGGAATTTTCTGTCGGCCGCACAGCTAACGGTCGCGTTGCGCGCTGGTGAGGTGTCCTCGGTGGAATTGACCGAGGCCGCGATCGCGGAAATTGAGCGGCACGACCGAGCGATCAACGCGATCTGCGTGCGGGACTTCGATCGGGCGCGGCACGCTGCCCGGCTCGCCGACCAAGCCCGTGCGCGTGGTGAAGATCGTGCGTTGCTGGGCATTCCGGTGACGGTCAAGGAGTCCTACAGCGTGGCCGGGCTACCCACGACCTGGGGCCGGCCGGAGAACCGTGGGTTCGTGCCGTCCGAAGACGCTGTCCAAGTGTCGCGGCTCAAGGCCGCCGGCGCGGTGGTGCTGGGCAAGACGAACGTGCCGATGGGGCTGCAAGGTTTGCAGACTCGCAACGAGCTGCACGGCGTGACCAACAATCCGTGGGACCACGGTCGGACGGCGGGCGGATCGTCGGGCGGGTCGGCGGCCGCGCTGGCGTCCGGGTTCGGTGCGCTGTCCATCGGATCCGACCTCGCCGGCTCACTGCGCACGCCCGCGCACTTCTGCGGTGTCTACGGACACAAACCGACACTCGGACTGGCGGCCATGCGCGGTATGACCCCGCCCCGAGCGCCGGCACTACCGGCCGACTCCGACCTCGCCGTCGTCGGTCCGATGGCGCGCGCTCCCGGTGACCTCACACTCCTGCTCGACGTGATGGCCGGACCCGACCCACTGACACACGGTGTGGCACACACGGTGTCGCTGCCACCCCCGCGCCACGAGGTACTCGGGGACTTCCGAGTACTGGTCCTCGAGGAGCATCCGTGTATTGCAACCGGAAACGCGGTGCGTGCCGGTGTCAATCGGGTGGCCGACGCACTCGTCTCCAGTGGTGCCTGGGTTGAACGGCACAGCTCGCTGTTACCCGATCTGGCCGAAGCCGCCTCGCTGTTCACGCTCCTGCTGTTCTCCGGTTCGGTGGCGCGCTTCCCCATTGACGGATACGACATCTTGCGCACCCGCGTTGCGCTTTTGAGCGCGGAGGACGACAGTTTGAACGCGGCGCGGCTGCGCGGAATGGTCTTGAGCCATCGCGACTGGATCGAGGTGACCCACCGTCGCGAGATCCATCGGCATGGCTGGCGGCAGCTGTTCGGCGAGTTCGATGCCGTGGTGTGTCCGATCACGCCGACTCCCGCGTTCCCGCACGACCCCAACCCAGATCTGTTGGGATGCCGGATCGACATCGACGGCGTCGACTACGCGTTCATCGACCAACTCGTGTGGGCTGGTCTGGCAACGATGCCCGGCCTGCCCGCTACCGCCATACCTGCGGGCCGATCCGCCGAGGGATTGCCGGTAGGGGTGCAGCTCATCGGTCCTATGTTTGAGGACCGCACTCCACTACGGCTGGCCGAGCTGCTCGAACAGCAGATCGGCGGCTTCCAACAACCGAGTTCCGGCGTTGCGCCGGTTGCCTGGCGCGGCCCCCGAACACCCTCGGGCGGCACGGCCGGCGGCGCCGTGCGCACAACCGCGCCAGCTGCGTCCACGCGTCCGCGTCATGCCTCCGCCACCCCCCAAACAGCCGGTGCCACCATCAGTCGTAGATGA